A window of Thermodesulfovibrio thiophilus DSM 17215 contains these coding sequences:
- a CDS encoding cell division protein FtsX, producing the protein MKRHIISAIKGLWINRWSTLLSMLSIGICFFIVTGVSLLLYNLELFTKKLSTKAAIVIYLKDGVSKSEISSITDQLKKSGVFSRLQYISKDEALKEMKNIIDPSMIQLIGYNPLSDTIEAFIKEESLQNIEEIIKKIKGFGSVDDIYYPAKIINGLKIIKVTLWNFALVVFCFLLLAVLFIIYATVKSFYWKKTEEIEILKLLGATPSYIRFPFLIEGGILGLGGALFATILMIIVYFVIHSRSFSEFLPAITTVAFPLEIFCVLPLFGIFFGMFSSFFALGRIKYQ; encoded by the coding sequence ATGAAAAGACATATTATATCTGCAATTAAGGGATTATGGATTAATAGATGGTCAACTTTGCTGTCAATGCTCAGTATTGGAATATGTTTTTTTATTGTGACAGGCGTTTCTCTACTTCTTTACAATCTTGAGTTGTTTACAAAGAAGCTTTCAACAAAAGCTGCTATTGTTATTTATTTAAAAGATGGAGTAAGTAAATCTGAAATTTCTTCTATAACTGATCAACTAAAAAAATCTGGAGTTTTTTCTAGATTACAGTATATTTCAAAAGATGAAGCGTTAAAAGAAATGAAAAATATTATTGATCCCTCGATGATACAACTCATTGGATATAATCCTTTATCTGATACAATAGAGGCTTTTATAAAAGAAGAAAGTTTGCAAAATATCGAAGAAATAATAAAAAAAATTAAAGGATTTGGAAGTGTTGATGATATTTACTATCCAGCTAAAATTATAAATGGATTAAAGATAATAAAAGTAACTTTATGGAATTTTGCTTTAGTCGTATTCTGTTTTCTTTTACTGGCTGTTTTATTTATAATTTATGCTACTGTAAAAAGTTTTTACTGGAAAAAAACAGAAGAAATTGAAATTTTAAAACTTCTCGGTGCAACTCCTTCATATATAAGATTTCCATTTTTAATAGAAGGCGGAATTCTCGGTCTTGGAGGAGCTTTGTTTGCAACTATTTTAATGATAATAGTATATTTTGTTATACATTCAAGAAGTTTTTCAGAATTTCTGCCTGCTATTACTACTGTAGCATTTCCTTTAGAGATTTTCTGTGTCTTGCCATTGTTTGGTATATTTTTTGGAATGTTTTCTTCATTTTTTGCACTTGGAAGAATAAAATATCAATAG
- a CDS encoding murein hydrolase activator EnvC family protein: MLKKITIAIGMFFIMLSSLSQAAPPREELKQIKKELNVHKKKLQETKKIEQNVIEDLKKVSNDINIIEKKIKNHRAKIKNLQLKIAETEKGIKSYSNQLEARKSYLLSRIKAMQRMHNQPDPLLIILMQEDTTKAFRLVKNTQKIINIDKKLIDQYQAELNSLIMQQTELQRLYASLKQEEQSLKKAEYDQKQKQREREILLAKVRQNKALYEKKIAELENNAKRLTRLIQQTEQKEKKKGKSGSLPERGFTQKRGTLIWPVNGQIVVHYGSQKDPVFNVPMFRSGIYIQASPGTSVKASAEGKVVYANYFKGYENLVIISHGDGYYTVYGNLGSVSVRDGSYVKTGQVVGTVSEKSNIDTTAVYFEVRYRGKPLNPEQWLRR; this comes from the coding sequence ATGTTGAAAAAAATAACAATTGCAATAGGTATGTTTTTTATTATGTTAAGTTCTCTGAGCCAGGCTGCTCCACCCAGAGAGGAGTTAAAACAGATCAAAAAAGAGCTTAATGTTCACAAAAAGAAACTACAGGAAACAAAGAAGATTGAACAGAATGTTATTGAAGATTTAAAAAAAGTTTCAAACGATATTAATATAATAGAAAAAAAAATAAAAAATCATAGAGCAAAAATAAAAAATCTTCAATTAAAAATTGCTGAAACAGAAAAAGGGATAAAAAGTTATAGTAATCAACTTGAAGCAAGGAAAAGTTATCTTTTAAGTAGAATAAAAGCAATGCAAAGAATGCATAATCAACCAGATCCTCTTTTAATCATTTTAATGCAAGAGGATACTACAAAAGCATTTCGCTTAGTAAAAAATACTCAAAAAATTATTAATATTGATAAAAAACTTATAGACCAATATCAAGCAGAGCTCAATAGTTTGATTATGCAACAAACAGAATTGCAGAGGCTTTATGCATCTTTAAAACAGGAGGAACAATCACTCAAAAAAGCAGAGTATGATCAAAAACAGAAACAAAGAGAAAGAGAAATTTTACTAGCTAAAGTAAGACAGAATAAAGCTCTTTATGAGAAAAAAATAGCTGAACTTGAAAACAATGCAAAAAGACTTACCAGACTTATTCAACAAACTGAACAAAAAGAAAAAAAGAAAGGCAAATCTGGTTCTTTACCAGAACGTGGATTTACTCAAAAAAGAGGAACTCTTATATGGCCTGTAAATGGGCAGATTGTTGTTCATTATGGAAGTCAGAAAGATCCCGTGTTTAATGTTCCAATGTTCAGAAGCGGAATTTATATACAAGCTTCTCCTGGCACCAGTGTAAAAGCATCTGCTGAAGGTAAAGTTGTTTATGCAAACTATTTCAAAGGATATGAAAACCTTGTTATAATAAGTCATGGCGATGGATATTACACAGTATATGGAAATCTTGGCTCGGTGAGCGTAAGAGATGGTTCTTATGTGAAAACAGGTCAAGTGGTGGGTACAGTAAGCGAAAAATCAAATATAGATACCACAGCTGTTTATTTTGAAGTAAGATATAGAGGTAAACCACTCAATCCAGAACAGTGGTTAAGAAGATAA
- the ftsE gene encoding cell division ATP-binding protein FtsE translates to MITFSGVFKYYSSVAVLQDLSFNIEKGELVFITGPSGAGKTTLLKLIFGSEVPDEGTIKVENFDLSNIKHSEIPFLRRIVSFVFQDFRLRHDLTVFDNIALPLRVIGEKERDIRQRVLDALKDVALRSKADNLVRTLSGGEQQKVAIARAIIINPHIVLADEPTGNLDPEASQDIMALFKRINAKGCSVVIATHNSELFKNTHYRVFSLKEGKIIQ, encoded by the coding sequence ATGATAACTTTTTCAGGAGTTTTTAAGTATTATAGCTCAGTAGCGGTTTTACAGGATCTTTCTTTTAATATAGAAAAAGGAGAGCTTGTTTTTATAACAGGTCCTTCTGGAGCAGGCAAAACAACGCTTCTTAAATTAATCTTTGGAAGCGAAGTCCCTGATGAAGGGACAATAAAAGTTGAAAATTTTGACCTTTCAAATATTAAACATTCAGAGATACCTTTTTTAAGAAGGATCGTAAGTTTTGTATTTCAGGATTTCAGGTTAAGGCATGACCTTACAGTATTTGACAATATAGCCCTTCCACTCAGGGTTATTGGTGAAAAAGAAAGAGATATAAGACAGAGAGTGCTTGATGCTCTGAAAGATGTTGCCTTAAGATCAAAGGCAGACAACCTTGTTAGAACTCTCTCTGGTGGAGAGCAGCAGAAGGTTGCAATAGCACGAGCAATCATTATAAATCCTCATATAGTTCTTGCAGATGAGCCAACAGGTAACCTTGATCCAGAGGCTTCACAGGATATTATGGCTCTTTTTAAAAGAATAAATGCCAAAGGATGCAGTGTTGTTATTGCGACACATAATTCAGAACTTTTTAAAAATACACATTACAGAGTTTTTAGTTTAAAAGAAGGGAAAATTATACAATGA